One Bacillota bacterium genomic window, CTACGGATGCAGGCCCTGGTGGATTTACTGCAAGTGGTGGAGCAGACCATTAAGAATCTGCGGGGCGAAACCTACGGGCCCTTCACCTTGAACGATGAAAAGTATGATGAGCTATTCCGTATCGTAGGGCTTCTCCAGAGCGATTCCAGCATGATCGTACCCTTTTACTATCTGTTGAAAATCCAGACCGCCTATCTCCACGGTGGTTTCCAGGAGGCCTACGGGTTGGCGAGGAAATTGCCGGGGAATCTGCGGGCGATAGCAGGTAAGTTGCTTTACGCTGAGTATCTTTACTGGTCTTGTCTGGCGGCAGCCCAGGTGGCCCCTCTAAAGGAAGCCCAGACTGCGTTGGCCCAGGCCCTGGATCTGTTCAAGATTTGGTCCCAAAGCTGTCCGGACAATTTCCTTCACAAGTACTACGTCCTTGCGGCGGAAGAGGAGCGGTTACAGGGCGATGTCCAACGGGCGTTGAGGTTCTACAATTTAGCCATTGGGTTGGCAGGACATCAGGACTTTTTCCTGGACGGGGCCTTGGCTTGCGAGTTGGCAGCTCGGTTATACATGAAACTGGGAATGGAGGACAACGCGCGCATCTATTTATTCCGGGCCCATCAATTGTATGGTGGTTTTGGGGCTATCCGGAAGCAACGGCTGCTTCGGGCCGCTTATCCGCGACTGTTGCAGGAGGTGTACGAAAGCTCCGGAATCCTGCCAGAACCGGCTATGGATGGGGCTACCTCCTTTGTTGTTCAGCAGGAGGACTTTCTGTACCGTGTTTTCCAGAACTTGACCGTGGAACCACTGGATGTGGTGAATACTTTACTGGAGGTTTTATCGGCTTCTACGGGGGCCTCCCGGGTGGAGCTTTTGCGAGTTTCGGAGGAAGAGTTGGTCTCCTTGGGAAGCCGGGGTGAGCCGCCGTTGGGGGATCACCGGTTACTACCTAGGTCGGTGCTGATGTATGTTGTTCACACGAAAGCGTTGGTAATCCTGGATGATGCCCTAGTGGATCCTGTGTTCAGCCAAGATCCCTATATCCAAGAACACAGGCCTGGCTCCCTTTGTTGTTATCCCCTCACCAATGATCATCTGGTCTATCTGGAGAATCGTACCGTGAAGGGGGTCTTTGCCTTCAAGCAGCTGGAATTGATTTGTAAGCTGTGCCAGGCCTTGGCCGCGGGGTTTCTCACCACTAATTCCTCCACCACGCTCCAATCAACCGAAGAACTCTCCCTCACCTCCCGGGAAGCCCAAATCCTGGAGGCCATGGGTCGGGGTCTTTCTAACCGCGAAATTGGGCAGCTTCTATATCTTTCCGAGGGAACAGTCAAATGGCATACTAACCGCCTTTTTCGCAAGCTAGGGGTCAGCAGCCGTACCCAGGCGGTGATGAAGGCAAAGACCCTGGGTTTGGTATAGTCTGGAAAAACAAACTTTCGTTGGCTTCCGTTCTAATCTCCGTCGTGTTAGACTAAACTTACCATACCGGCTCCTGGACAGGCACTGTCTTGGTGGGCTGGCGCCATGGAAAATCTAAATGCACCCTGAAGACTCGGGTACGGAGGTGTTAAGGTGGCATTAAGGTTGTTGACAAGCAGCGCCCAGGAGGTCAGCCAGGAACAGGCCAAGCCCACGACTGTTTTAGGACCCGATGTCTCCTTGGAAGGAGACATCAATCTCACCGGGGATATCCGGATCGATGGTAACGTCCGGGGGACTATCCACTCTGAGCAGACTGTGACCATTGGAGAGTCAGCTTTTATACAGGCCGATGTGGTGGCCTGCCGGTGCTATATTTCCGGTAGGTTTGAGGGTAATCTGAAGGTACGGGAGACCTGTAAGATTACTTCCACAGGTTCGGTGTGCGGCGATATCCAGGTGGGTTCCCTAGTGGTGGAGGAAGGCGGCAAGCTGTCGGGGAGATGCCAAGTGGTGCAAGAACCAGAAGGGGGCAATAAGGCGCTGCCCGCCGACGCCTTCATTAAGGGAAAACCGGTCGAGAACCGGGAAGTTGGAGTTAGTTAAAGCACAATTCATTACTGCAGTTGAATTTTGCTCACCGTTCCTAGTCCGGTGGGAACCCTCTTGGTGGAAACTAGCATACTTTCTAGCCCTATCGTTAGGCGCCGTAGGGTTGCCTACTTGGTCCTTGCCTCATAGGAGAGTTGCCCGGTGGGCTTTTGTGACTTCTGGGGATGTCTACACAGAAGGGTACAAGTCCCAAGGATCGGGTTCCTCTGGGTTGTGGTCAAAGGATTCCTTCAGTTTTTGACATCGGCACAGTTCTGTCTTACACGTTAGGCCAGAGTGTTTTTCTGGGGCCAGATTGTTGGTCGGACAAGTTTTTCTTGTTTTTCGAGAACCAGTTGATCGTTTCGTCCAGAAAAAAAAGGGATCAGTGAAGTTTTCGTGAAAGCAACAAAAACGGCATGGCTACAAGCCATGCCGTTCTTGTTGCTTGTTCAGTATGTCTGCTGAGCCGAAGGGTAAATAGCCCAGCGCGTTTTTTAACCCACTCTTCCCAGGGTAACGAAGTGGAGAATGGCGATGATGCTCAGCACATACATCAGCCAATGTACTTCCTTCGTACGACCGGCAGCCGCTTTGGCAATCACGTAGGCGATGAAGCCGGCAGCGATGCCATTGGCGATACTTCCGGTGAAGGCCATGAAGGCCATGATGATGAAGGCCGGGAAGGCTTCGGTGAAATCGTCAAAGTCTACGTCTTTGATGGCACCCATCATTAATACGCCCACGATTACCAACGCCGGTGCAGTGGCGGCATTGGGAATGCTCTGGGACAAAGGAGTAAGGAACAAGAAGGCGATGAATAGGATGCTTACCACAACGGAGGTGAGTCCCGTGCGTCCACCCTCGGCAATTCCCGCACTGCTTTCCACATAGGTGGTAACGGTACTAGTTCCCAGGGCGGCGCCGGCCATGGTACCGACGGCGTCTACAATCATGGCTTCTTTGACTTTGGGTAACTGGCCCTTCTTATCAAGGAAACCGGCCTTAGCACCGGTGCCAAGGAGAGTTCCCATGGTATCGAAGACGTCAACAAAAACTAGGGAGAAAATGACGAAGAAACCGGTTTTGATGGCTCCGGCGATGTCCATCTTAAAGAAGATGGGACTCAAACCAGCGGGTAGGCCGAAAATACCTTGGAATTCGGTCACACCCATGGGAATCCCGATGATGGTGGTAATCAGGA contains:
- a CDS encoding polymer-forming cytoskeletal protein — encoded protein: MALRLLTSSAQEVSQEQAKPTTVLGPDVSLEGDINLTGDIRIDGNVRGTIHSEQTVTIGESAFIQADVVACRCYISGRFEGNLKVRETCKITSTGSVCGDIQVGSLVVEEGGKLSGRCQVVQEPEGGNKALPADAFIKGKPVENREVGVS
- a CDS encoding NCS2 family permease, with protein sequence MLERIFKLKEHQTNVRTEVIAGITTFMTMAYIIFVNPLILSDAGMDQGAVTTATILAAAITTFLMGVYVNYPFALASGMGLNAFFAYTVAANYGWQAALGAVFISGIVFLILAVTNAITYIDKAVPLVVKRGVAAAIGLFIALIGLRNAGIVVDHPSTLVTLGDVTAKGPLLAIIGLAITAILMALRVRGAILIGILITTIIGIPMGVTEFQGIFGLPAGLSPIFFKMDIAGAIKTGFFVIFSLVFVDVFDTMGTLLGTGAKAGFLDKKGQLPKVKEAMIVDAVGTMAGAALGTSTVTTYVESSAGIAEGGRTGLTSVVVSILFIAFLFLTPLSQSIPNAATAPALVIVGVLMMGAIKDVDFDDFTEAFPAFIIMAFMAFTGSIANGIAAGFIAYVIAKAAAGRTKEVHWLMYVLSIIAILHFVTLGRVG